A window of Apium graveolens cultivar Ventura chromosome 8, ASM990537v1, whole genome shotgun sequence contains these coding sequences:
- the LOC141678737 gene encoding cytochrome P450 704C1-like isoform X1 — MTRMATLENVNVLILILGKVNVYIYNTNGDIWLIRTIIFSSPSKMDFIYTSSTFLIVPALLLLVIFSALMSKLYIGKSVSNPQYAPVVGTVFHQLFYYNRLHDYLTDLGKRHRTFRLLAPDQSELYTTDVQNIEHILKTSFNKYSKGDINVNIISDLFGQGIFAVDGVKWRRQRKFASHEFSTGVLRDFSCTIFRKNAAKLVKTVSEFARAGTVFDVQELLMRCALQSIFKVGFGVDLNCLEGSGEKEKAFIKAFDDSNALTFWRYVDPTWQLKRFFNIGSEASLHKNIKIIHDYVQNLISEKREVSEMQHHTNEKEDILSRLLIESRKDPENMNDQYLMDVILNFILAGKDSTANTLSWFFYVVCKNPLVQERILLEIRDVFGSKYDKSSIEDFVETISDEVLEKMHYLHAALSETLRLYPAVPVNGRCSEEDDILPDGNKLKKGDGVYYISYAMGRMPHIWGDDAEDFRPERWLNSNGLFVPESPFKFIAFHAGPRICLGKDFAYRQMKILTIALLRFIQFELADEKANVTYRTMFTLHINGGLHLRAVQRPA; from the exons ATGACAAGAATGGCTACATTAGAAAATGTTAATGTCCTTATCTTGATTCTTGGCAAAGTAAacgtgtatatatataatacaaatgGCGACATATGGCTGATAAGAACAATCATTTTTTCCTCACCTTCAAAGATGGACTTCATCTATACTAGCAGTACCTTCTTAATAGTTCCAGCACTACTTCTTCTTGTAATCTTTTCAGCTCTAATGTCGAAACTTTATATTGGAAAATCAGTCAGCAATCCGCAATACGCTCCTGTGGTGGGGACTGTTTTTCATCAGCTGTTTTATTACAACAGGCTCCATGACTACCTAACTGATCTTGGTAAAAGACATCGTACGTTTAGGCTTCTTGCTCCGGATCAAAGTGAACTGTATACAACTGATGTACAAAATATTGAACATATACTTAAAACCAGTTTTAATAAATACTCCAAAGGTGACATTAATGTCAACATTATATCTGACCTGTTTGGCCAAGGTATCTTTGCTGTTGATGGTGTTAAGTGGCGCAGGCAGAGGAAGTTTGCAAGTCATGAGTTCTCGACAGGGGTTCTTCGGGACTTTAGCTGTACGATTTTCAGAAAAAATGCAGCAAAATTAGTTAAAACCGTGTCTGAGTTTGCCAGAGCTGGCACAGTTTTTGATGTACAA GAACTGTTAATGAGATGTGCTTTACAATCCATATTCAAAGTAGGATTCGGAGTTGATTTGAATTGCCTGGAAGGATCAGGTGAAAAAGAAAAAGCATTTATCAAGGCTTTTGATGATTCAAATGCATTAACATTTTGGCGCTATGTGGATCCAACTTGGCAGCTGAAGCGGTTTTTTAATATCGGGTCAGAAGCTTCCCTTCACAAAAACATTAAAATCATACATGATTATGTCCAGAATTTGATAAGTGAGAAGAGGGAAGTGTCAGAAATGCAACATCATACT AATGAAAAGGAGGATATACTGTCAAGATTGCTGATAGAGAGCAGGAAGGATCCAGAAAATATGAATGATCAATACCTCATGGATGTCATTCTGAATTTCATACTTGCCGGCAAGGATTCAACTGCAAATACTCTTTCATGGTTCTTTTATGTGGTTTGCAAGAATCCACTTGTACAGGAGAGAATATTACTTGAAATCAGAGATGTTTTTGGCAGCAAGTACGATAAGAGTAGCATTGAAGATTTTGTCGAAACAATAAGTGATGAAGTACTTGAGAAAATGCACTACCTACATGCGGCTTTGTCAGAGACCTTGAGGCTTTACCCTGCAGTCCCAGTG AATGGAAGGTGTTCTGAAGAAGATGACATTCTTCCTGATGGTAATAAATTGAAAAAAGGAGATGGTGTATACTACATATCATATGCAATGGGAAGGATGCCTCATATATGGGGAGATGATGCTGAGGATTTTCGACCAGAAAGATGGCTTAACAGCAATGGACTGTTCGTGCCTGAATCACCATTTAAGTTCATTGCGTTTCAT GCTGGACCACGAATTTGTCTGGGCAAAGATTTTGCTTACCGTCAAATGAAGATTTTAACAATTGCTCTGTTGCGATTTATTCAGTTTGAATTAGCTGATGAGAAAGCAAATGTGACTTATAGGACTATGTTTACGCTTCATATAAATGGAGGGCTTCATCTTCGTGCAGTTCAGAGGCCGGCCTAA
- the LOC141678737 gene encoding cytochrome P450 704C1-like isoform X2, whose product MTRMATLENVNVLILILGKVNVYIYNTNGDIWLIRTIIFSSPSKMDFIYTSSTFLIVPALLLLVIFSALMSKLYIGKSVSNPQYAPVVGTVFHQLFYYNRLHDYLTDLGKRHRTFRLLAPDQSELYTTDVQNIEHILKTSFNKYSKGDINVNIISDLFGQGIFAVDGVKWRRQRKFASHEFSTGVLRDFSCTIFRKNAAKLVKTVSEFARAGTVFDVQELLMRCALQSIFKVGFGVDLNCLEGSGEKEKAFIKAFDDSNALTFWRYVDPTWQLKRFFNIGSEASLHKNIKIIHDYVQNLISEKREVSEMQHHTEDILSRLLIESRKDPENMNDQYLMDVILNFILAGKDSTANTLSWFFYVVCKNPLVQERILLEIRDVFGSKYDKSSIEDFVETISDEVLEKMHYLHAALSETLRLYPAVPVNGRCSEEDDILPDGNKLKKGDGVYYISYAMGRMPHIWGDDAEDFRPERWLNSNGLFVPESPFKFIAFHAGPRICLGKDFAYRQMKILTIALLRFIQFELADEKANVTYRTMFTLHINGGLHLRAVQRPA is encoded by the exons ATGACAAGAATGGCTACATTAGAAAATGTTAATGTCCTTATCTTGATTCTTGGCAAAGTAAacgtgtatatatataatacaaatgGCGACATATGGCTGATAAGAACAATCATTTTTTCCTCACCTTCAAAGATGGACTTCATCTATACTAGCAGTACCTTCTTAATAGTTCCAGCACTACTTCTTCTTGTAATCTTTTCAGCTCTAATGTCGAAACTTTATATTGGAAAATCAGTCAGCAATCCGCAATACGCTCCTGTGGTGGGGACTGTTTTTCATCAGCTGTTTTATTACAACAGGCTCCATGACTACCTAACTGATCTTGGTAAAAGACATCGTACGTTTAGGCTTCTTGCTCCGGATCAAAGTGAACTGTATACAACTGATGTACAAAATATTGAACATATACTTAAAACCAGTTTTAATAAATACTCCAAAGGTGACATTAATGTCAACATTATATCTGACCTGTTTGGCCAAGGTATCTTTGCTGTTGATGGTGTTAAGTGGCGCAGGCAGAGGAAGTTTGCAAGTCATGAGTTCTCGACAGGGGTTCTTCGGGACTTTAGCTGTACGATTTTCAGAAAAAATGCAGCAAAATTAGTTAAAACCGTGTCTGAGTTTGCCAGAGCTGGCACAGTTTTTGATGTACAA GAACTGTTAATGAGATGTGCTTTACAATCCATATTCAAAGTAGGATTCGGAGTTGATTTGAATTGCCTGGAAGGATCAGGTGAAAAAGAAAAAGCATTTATCAAGGCTTTTGATGATTCAAATGCATTAACATTTTGGCGCTATGTGGATCCAACTTGGCAGCTGAAGCGGTTTTTTAATATCGGGTCAGAAGCTTCCCTTCACAAAAACATTAAAATCATACATGATTATGTCCAGAATTTGATAAGTGAGAAGAGGGAAGTGTCAGAAATGCAACATCATACT GAGGATATACTGTCAAGATTGCTGATAGAGAGCAGGAAGGATCCAGAAAATATGAATGATCAATACCTCATGGATGTCATTCTGAATTTCATACTTGCCGGCAAGGATTCAACTGCAAATACTCTTTCATGGTTCTTTTATGTGGTTTGCAAGAATCCACTTGTACAGGAGAGAATATTACTTGAAATCAGAGATGTTTTTGGCAGCAAGTACGATAAGAGTAGCATTGAAGATTTTGTCGAAACAATAAGTGATGAAGTACTTGAGAAAATGCACTACCTACATGCGGCTTTGTCAGAGACCTTGAGGCTTTACCCTGCAGTCCCAGTG AATGGAAGGTGTTCTGAAGAAGATGACATTCTTCCTGATGGTAATAAATTGAAAAAAGGAGATGGTGTATACTACATATCATATGCAATGGGAAGGATGCCTCATATATGGGGAGATGATGCTGAGGATTTTCGACCAGAAAGATGGCTTAACAGCAATGGACTGTTCGTGCCTGAATCACCATTTAAGTTCATTGCGTTTCAT GCTGGACCACGAATTTGTCTGGGCAAAGATTTTGCTTACCGTCAAATGAAGATTTTAACAATTGCTCTGTTGCGATTTATTCAGTTTGAATTAGCTGATGAGAAAGCAAATGTGACTTATAGGACTATGTTTACGCTTCATATAAATGGAGGGCTTCATCTTCGTGCAGTTCAGAGGCCGGCCTAA